In one window of Pristiophorus japonicus isolate sPriJap1 chromosome 9, sPriJap1.hap1, whole genome shotgun sequence DNA:
- the LOC139272777 gene encoding zinc finger protein 432-like: MESHNDTRTTEKPWKCDCGKGFRSPSELEIHRRSHTGERPFTCSECGKGFTHSSTLLRHQQVHTGERPFTCSECGKGFTTSSHLLTHQRVHTGERPFPCSECGKVYTHSSNLLKHQRIHTGERPFTCSECGKGFSQSSNLLMHQRVHTGEKLFICSYCGKGFTQSSTLLKHLRVHTGEKPFTCSQCGKGFTQSSTLLTHQRVHTGERPFTCSECGKGFTLSSTLLRHQPVHTGERPFTCSECGKGFTRSSTLLKHQRVHTGERPFTCS, translated from the coding sequence atggagagtcacaacgatacccgcaccacggagaaaccgtggaagtgtgactgtgggaagggattcagatcaccgtctgagctggaaattcatcgacgcagtcacactggggagaggccgttcacctgctccgagtgtgggaagggattcactcattcatccaccctgctgagacaccagcaagttcacactggggagaggccgttcacctgctctgagtgtgggaagggattcactacatcatcccacctgctgacacaccagcgagttcatactggggagaggccgttcccctgctctgagtgtgggaaagtatacactcattcatccaacctgctgaaacaccagcgaattcacactggggagaggccgttcacctgctctgagtgtgggaagggattcagtcagtcatccaacctgctgatgcaccagcgagttcacactggggagaagctgttcaTCTGCTcttactgtgggaagggattcactcagtcatccaccctgctgaaacacctgcgagttcacactggggagaagccattcacctgctctcagtgtgggaagggattcactcagtcatccaccctgctgacacaccagcgagttcacactggggagaggccattcacctgctctgagtgtgggaagggattcactctgtcatccaccctgctgagacaccagccagttcacactggggagaggccattcacctgctctgagtgtgggaagggattcactcgatcatccaccctgctgaaacaccagcgagttcacactggggagaggccattcacctgctcttga